From bacterium, the proteins below share one genomic window:
- the ybgF gene encoding tol-pal system protein YbgF, producing MAASRLARAAGFGMAAASGLLVAVSGTGCSYQREYVRRGQVLDSMSVRLVRVEQAQQQHDKDMTKLRADVLTEIENVDGRLDQLDARLADLGDRLDRISRRVGAGRGDITPVVGESATGTRPGPVKPDTTRSRSDTAAYSEDQLYNTAYLDFTRGKYDVAIGEFRRYVASFPQSDNADNAQYWIGECFYSLGRLDSAEAGFRQVITAYPQGNKLASAEYKLGLVYLAQNRKAEAANQLRKVVKEYPGTNEAKLAQGRLQALGQ from the coding sequence ATGGCGGCCAGTAGGCTCGCGCGCGCAGCCGGCTTCGGCATGGCAGCAGCGTCGGGTCTACTGGTTGCCGTTTCAGGCACGGGCTGCAGCTACCAGCGCGAGTACGTTCGGCGCGGCCAGGTGCTTGACTCGATGTCGGTGCGGCTGGTAAGAGTCGAACAGGCGCAGCAGCAGCATGACAAGGACATGACCAAGCTGCGCGCCGACGTCCTGACCGAGATCGAGAACGTCGACGGCCGGCTCGACCAGCTCGACGCGCGTCTGGCAGACCTGGGTGACCGGCTTGACCGCATCAGCCGCCGGGTGGGCGCCGGACGCGGAGACATCACGCCGGTAGTCGGTGAATCAGCGACCGGGACGCGTCCCGGACCAGTGAAGCCGGACACGACACGGTCCCGGAGCGATACGGCCGCGTACAGCGAGGACCAGCTCTACAACACGGCATATCTCGACTTCACCCGTGGTAAGTATGATGTGGCAATCGGCGAGTTTCGTCGGTACGTCGCGTCCTTTCCTCAGAGCGACAACGCGGACAACGCCCAATACTGGATCGGCGAGTGCTTCTACTCGCTGGGCAGGCTGGACAGCGCCGAGGCCGGGTTCCGGCAGGTGATAACGGCTTATCCCCAGGGGAACAAGCTGGCGTCGGCCGAGTACAAGCTCGGCCTCGTATACCTCGCCCAGAACCGCAAGGCTGAGGCCGCCAACCAGCTCCGCAAAGTCGTCAAGGAGTATCCGGGCACGAACGAGGCGAAGCTGGCGCAGGGCCGGCTTCAGGCCCTGGGGCAGTAG
- a CDS encoding LemA family protein: protein MIALIIVLVLIVLLVMIAIGIYNSLVVKRNRVRNGWSQIDVQLKRRIDLIPNLVETVKGYAAHEKEIFERIAEARSLAINAKGPAESAKANNMLSDTLKTLFAVAENYPNLKANENFLSLQEELSNTENKIAFARQFYNDTAMDYNNATQMFPSSIFAGMFGFKQSEFYSVPEAEREAPKVKF, encoded by the coding sequence ATGATAGCGTTGATAATCGTCCTTGTCCTGATTGTCCTGCTGGTCATGATCGCCATCGGTATCTACAACTCGCTGGTGGTGAAGCGAAACCGAGTCAGGAACGGCTGGTCCCAGATTGACGTTCAACTCAAGCGCCGGATTGACCTGATCCCGAACCTCGTCGAAACGGTCAAAGGTTACGCCGCGCACGAGAAAGAGATCTTTGAGCGGATTGCCGAAGCCCGGTCGCTGGCTATCAACGCCAAAGGTCCGGCCGAATCGGCCAAGGCGAACAACATGCTCTCCGACACGCTGAAGACCTTGTTCGCCGTGGCCGAGAACTACCCGAACCTGAAGGCGAACGAGAACTTTCTCAGCCTCCAGGAAGAGCTCTCCAATACCGAAAACAAGATCGCTTTCGCCCGGCAGTTCTACAACGACACGGCGATGGACTACAACAACGCGACCCAGATGTTCCCTTCCAGCATCTTCGCCGGTATGTTCGGTTTCAAGCAGTCGGAGTTCTACAGCGTCCCCGAAGCCGAACGCGAGGCGCCGAAGGTCAAGTTCTAG
- a CDS encoding TonB C-terminal domain-containing protein: MSTQMKAESRWSAPDLLLSLGVHALIVGIIALVSIGHVVRDTRRPIVFSVSVVSGGSPLPQPGTPAVAEAGKTAPSGTALIENKPRSQGKARSKSAGKAQTKPAAGTGSGKGSGGMFRHEGLGANVEGAEALGYSYYLNAMLTRISDNWLNPYAGTSKVLVATVMFVIGRDGTIKDVVTEKKSGDAAYDVSCERALLVTDKLPPLPPEFPGPQLKLHLEFEQKP, translated from the coding sequence ATGAGTACGCAGATGAAAGCCGAGAGCCGGTGGAGCGCACCTGACCTGCTTCTCTCTCTGGGCGTCCACGCGCTCATCGTCGGCATTATCGCGTTAGTGAGCATTGGCCATGTGGTACGAGACACGCGCCGTCCGATCGTATTCTCGGTCTCGGTGGTCAGTGGCGGCTCACCGCTGCCTCAGCCGGGAACGCCTGCGGTCGCAGAGGCCGGCAAGACCGCACCGAGCGGGACCGCGTTGATCGAGAACAAGCCGCGCTCACAGGGCAAGGCGCGGTCCAAGTCGGCCGGCAAGGCGCAGACCAAGCCGGCAGCCGGGACCGGATCCGGCAAAGGGTCAGGCGGAATGTTCAGGCATGAGGGTCTGGGTGCGAATGTCGAAGGCGCCGAGGCACTCGGGTACTCATACTATCTCAACGCCATGCTGACCCGTATTTCCGACAACTGGTTGAATCCCTATGCAGGTACATCGAAGGTGCTGGTCGCGACTGTCATGTTCGTCATCGGACGTGACGGGACGATCAAGGATGTGGTGACCGAGAAGAAGTCCGGTGACGCAGCCTACGACGTGTCCTGCGAGCGGGCTTTGCTTGTGACCGACAAGCTCCCGCCTCTGCCGCCCGAGTTCCCGGGTCCGCAACTCAAGCTCCACCTCGAGTTCGAGCAGAAACCGTAG
- a CDS encoding MotA/TolQ/ExbB proton channel family protein, which translates to MSPAAGPSSGFLGPFIHAGPFALCDVIALALMSIISWAIVIGRLRTLGRASRQTRQFLSVWGYRTRLGDYESVAKRLKYSPLSALLLAGVKEYEALRADFGKNEGGAELLQHMIPNITEAMERAASRETEKLESSLTFLSIATMVAPFMGLLGTIQGVLVTFMTLRGTQIPTLQTIAPGISDALITAVMGLSVAIPAALFYNYFVGRAHDIEGYMDRFESELTGILRREIVSSVAEERRGQ; encoded by the coding sequence GTGTCACCGGCTGCGGGCCCAAGCAGCGGATTCCTCGGACCTTTTATCCACGCGGGGCCGTTCGCGCTCTGCGACGTAATCGCGCTGGCCCTGATGTCGATCATCAGCTGGGCAATTGTCATCGGCAGGCTGAGAACCCTGGGCCGCGCCTCGCGGCAGACCCGGCAGTTTCTCAGCGTATGGGGCTATCGGACCAGGCTGGGGGACTACGAGAGTGTCGCGAAGCGGTTGAAGTACTCGCCGCTGTCCGCATTGCTCCTGGCCGGGGTGAAGGAGTACGAGGCGCTGCGCGCCGACTTCGGCAAGAACGAGGGGGGAGCCGAGCTGTTGCAGCACATGATTCCGAATATCACCGAGGCAATGGAGCGGGCAGCGTCACGCGAAACCGAGAAGCTCGAGAGCTCACTGACGTTCCTTTCCATCGCGACCATGGTGGCGCCGTTCATGGGGCTTCTGGGTACGATCCAGGGCGTGCTCGTTACGTTCATGACCCTGCGCGGGACCCAGATACCCACGCTGCAGACCATCGCGCCGGGCATCTCAGACGCCCTGATAACGGCAGTGATGGGGCTGTCGGTCGCGATACCGGCGGCTCTTTTCTACAACTACTTCGTCGGTCGCGCGCACGACATCGAGGGCTACATGGACCGGTTTGAGTCCGAGCTGACCGGCATCCTGCGCCGGGAAATCGTCTCATCGGTCGCCGAGGAGAGACGCGGACAGTGA
- the dnaE gene encoding DNA polymerase III subunit alpha, translated as MTAKPPDVDFVHLHNHTEYSLLDGASSVEAVVKLAAEYRMPALAITDHGNMFGAIKFYKEAQKAGVKPIIGSEMYVAPRSRTERKPDSDVHEASFHLTLLCRNETGYHNLMKLTTKAYLEGFYYRPRIDKELLAEHAEGLIGMSGCLKGEVNHYLRRDDPEHAMQAASEYQQMLGRENFYLEVMRAGFAEQERIIPGIRELSSTLDIPIVATNDCHYLRSDDVRAHDALVCIQTGKKLSDQNRLKISSNELYFRSQQEMARVFADMPNAVHRTCEVADRCNLRLDLEHVRFHLPHFSPPPGFADALSYLKHLTREGLHRRYHRPTPAIEERLTFELDVIARMGFPGYFLVVKDIVDFARSKGIPVGPGRGSAAGCLVLYCLGITDIDPLRYGLLFERFLTTERVSLPDVDIDFSDARRQEVIDYIRQRYGEGSVAQIITFGTMQARAAVRDVGRVLDVPIGDVDRIAKLIPQNMGLDPALKGVAELRDAVAEKPEYGEMMAIARKVEGLCRHASIHASAVVIAPQPLIELVPLYKAPGEEACTQYDMYSLEAAGLLKMDVLGLRTLTVVEEAVKLVRNKGTSFDAETLPLDDANTFKLLQRADTVGVFQLESAGMRDLCRQMMPDRVEHIIALIALYRPGPMELIPQYLARKAGREAIAYEHPLLESICSETYGIMIYQEQVMQAAQVLAGYSLGKADLLRRAMGKKKPEEMAAQHDVFVEGCEKYNKIPELKAEKIFDLLAKFAGYGFNKSHAAGYAYLSYITAYLKANFPVEFIAATLTSELGDFKKLAKFVNEARRMGIAVLRPDVNSSFVPFTIEGGNVRFGLAGVKNLGTGASEFIVKERQERGPYEDKLDFLVRTKGTVNRKAVESLIKAGAFDSFEPNRTVSLSSLEWEMNKAASERLRFAERQFDMFGEAEDKPKPVPVKFDTHELLAYEKDAFGFYFSSHPLEPYRAEYEALGLSTIAQIESMRDGEKASLGGVITGRRTRKDKRDREYAIVTVEDFDGGIEVMVFSDVLEGCRAVLKTDNLVAVQGTVKVRAAAADSPGRGQGVPQFWADRVMLFSDCNRFLNALVVSVPEKEMDDAMLLKLRERLEEHPGGAQVYLNLIRPDGSFREMKLREQRVALSNELIGSLREVFGPDSVRFKGEIPPCVRNGNRFRNGNFSKGKQPAKP; from the coding sequence GTGACCGCGAAGCCCCCGGACGTGGATTTCGTCCACCTCCACAACCATACCGAATACAGCCTGCTCGACGGCGCATCGAGCGTCGAGGCGGTCGTCAAACTCGCGGCGGAGTACCGGATGCCGGCACTGGCGATTACCGACCACGGAAACATGTTCGGGGCCATCAAGTTCTACAAGGAAGCGCAGAAGGCCGGCGTCAAGCCGATCATCGGCAGCGAGATGTACGTAGCTCCGCGTTCGCGTACCGAGCGGAAGCCCGACAGCGACGTCCATGAGGCGAGCTTCCATCTGACGTTGCTCTGCCGAAACGAGACCGGCTACCACAACCTGATGAAACTGACCACCAAGGCCTATCTGGAAGGTTTCTACTACCGGCCCCGCATAGACAAGGAGCTGCTGGCTGAGCATGCGGAAGGGCTCATCGGAATGTCCGGCTGCCTCAAGGGTGAGGTAAACCACTACCTGCGCCGCGACGACCCGGAGCACGCGATGCAGGCGGCTTCCGAGTACCAGCAAATGCTCGGGCGGGAGAATTTCTACCTGGAAGTGATGCGTGCCGGCTTTGCTGAGCAGGAGAGGATCATTCCCGGAATCCGTGAGTTGAGCTCCACGCTCGACATTCCGATCGTCGCCACCAATGACTGCCACTACCTGCGTTCGGATGACGTTCGCGCCCACGATGCCCTGGTCTGCATTCAGACCGGGAAGAAGCTCTCCGACCAGAACCGTCTGAAGATCAGCTCAAATGAGCTCTATTTCCGGTCTCAGCAGGAGATGGCCAGGGTCTTCGCCGACATGCCGAATGCGGTACACCGGACATGCGAGGTGGCAGACCGGTGCAACCTGCGGCTTGACCTTGAGCACGTCCGTTTCCACCTGCCGCATTTCAGCCCGCCGCCGGGTTTTGCCGATGCACTTTCCTACCTGAAGCACCTGACGCGCGAAGGACTGCATCGGCGCTACCATCGCCCGACGCCGGCGATTGAGGAGCGGCTGACGTTCGAACTGGACGTGATTGCGAGGATGGGATTCCCCGGCTACTTCCTTGTGGTCAAGGACATTGTGGACTTCGCACGGTCGAAGGGCATACCGGTGGGGCCGGGCAGAGGCTCAGCGGCGGGGTGTCTTGTGCTTTACTGCCTGGGTATTACCGATATTGACCCGCTGCGCTACGGGCTGCTCTTCGAGCGATTCCTGACTACCGAGCGTGTCAGCCTGCCTGACGTTGACATCGACTTCTCGGACGCTCGGCGGCAGGAAGTCATCGACTACATCCGACAGCGCTACGGCGAGGGCTCGGTCGCGCAGATTATTACGTTCGGCACGATGCAGGCACGAGCGGCCGTGCGCGACGTGGGCCGCGTCCTGGATGTCCCGATCGGCGATGTCGACCGCATCGCGAAACTGATTCCTCAGAACATGGGGCTCGATCCGGCGCTCAAGGGCGTCGCAGAACTGAGAGACGCGGTCGCGGAGAAACCGGAGTACGGGGAGATGATGGCCATCGCGCGCAAGGTCGAGGGACTGTGCCGGCACGCCTCGATCCACGCCTCGGCCGTTGTCATCGCGCCGCAACCGCTGATCGAGCTGGTGCCGCTCTACAAAGCGCCGGGAGAAGAGGCATGCACGCAGTATGACATGTACTCGCTGGAGGCGGCGGGGCTCTTGAAGATGGACGTACTCGGGCTGCGGACGCTGACGGTGGTCGAAGAGGCCGTGAAGCTGGTGCGAAACAAGGGCACGAGCTTCGACGCAGAGACGTTGCCGCTCGACGATGCCAACACCTTCAAGCTGCTGCAGCGGGCCGACACGGTTGGGGTGTTCCAGCTCGAGAGCGCGGGTATGCGTGACCTTTGCCGGCAGATGATGCCGGACCGAGTCGAGCACATCATCGCGTTGATTGCCTTGTACCGCCCCGGACCGATGGAGCTGATTCCGCAGTACCTGGCGCGCAAGGCCGGGCGGGAGGCGATTGCCTACGAGCACCCGCTGCTCGAGTCGATCTGCAGCGAAACCTACGGAATCATGATCTACCAGGAGCAGGTGATGCAGGCGGCCCAGGTGCTGGCCGGTTACTCGCTCGGGAAGGCCGACCTGTTGCGCCGGGCAATGGGCAAGAAGAAGCCGGAGGAGATGGCGGCCCAGCACGATGTCTTCGTCGAGGGGTGCGAGAAGTACAACAAGATACCGGAGTTGAAGGCCGAGAAGATCTTCGACCTCCTGGCCAAGTTCGCCGGCTACGGGTTCAACAAGTCACATGCCGCGGGCTACGCCTATCTTTCCTACATCACTGCGTACTTGAAGGCGAACTTCCCGGTCGAGTTCATCGCCGCAACACTGACCAGCGAGCTTGGGGATTTCAAGAAACTGGCGAAGTTCGTGAACGAGGCGCGGCGGATGGGGATTGCCGTGCTGCGTCCGGACGTGAACTCGAGCTTCGTCCCATTCACGATTGAGGGCGGCAACGTCCGGTTCGGGTTGGCCGGCGTGAAGAACCTCGGAACCGGTGCCAGCGAGTTCATTGTCAAGGAGCGACAGGAACGCGGGCCTTACGAGGACAAGCTCGACTTCCTCGTTCGTACCAAGGGAACCGTAAACCGGAAGGCGGTCGAGTCGCTCATCAAGGCCGGCGCGTTCGACAGCTTTGAGCCGAACCGGACCGTGTCCCTCAGTTCACTGGAGTGGGAGATGAACAAGGCCGCCTCGGAGAGGCTTCGATTTGCCGAACGGCAGTTCGACATGTTCGGTGAGGCAGAGGACAAGCCGAAGCCGGTCCCCGTCAAGTTTGATACACACGAGCTGTTGGCATACGAGAAGGACGCGTTCGGGTTCTATTTTTCGTCCCATCCCCTTGAACCCTACCGGGCCGAATATGAGGCGCTGGGCCTTTCGACCATAGCCCAGATCGAGTCGATGCGTGACGGCGAAAAGGCATCGCTGGGCGGCGTCATCACCGGACGCAGGACGCGCAAGGACAAACGTGACCGGGAGTATGCGATTGTCACGGTCGAGGACTTTGATGGTGGTATCGAAGTGATGGTCTTCTCGGACGTGCTGGAGGGATGCCGGGCAGTGCTTAAGACCGACAACCTGGTCGCGGTGCAGGGCACGGTAAAGGTCAGGGCCGCGGCCGCAGACTCACCCGGCCGGGGTCAGGGTGTCCCGCAGTTCTGGGCCGACCGTGTGATGCTGTTCAGCGATTGCAACCGGTTCCTTAACGCGCTCGTGGTTTCGGTTCCCGAGAAGGAAATGGACGACGCGATGCTGCTAAAGCTCAGGGAGCGGCTTGAAGAGCACCCGGGCGGCGCCCAGGTCTACCTGAATCTTATCCGACCTGATGGTTCATTCCGGGAGATGAAGTTGCGGGAGCAGCGGGTCGCATTGAGCAACGAGCTGATCGGCTCGCTGCGCGAGGTGTTCGGACCGGATTCGGTCAGGTTCAAGGGTGAGATACCGCCCTGCGTACGCAACGGAAACAGATTCAGAAACGGGAACTTCTCCAAGGGAAAGCAGCCCGCAAAGCCGTGA
- a CDS encoding helix-turn-helix transcriptional regulator codes for MGRKARPALRGLEALGVRLKQIRVQSGLSQMKLAKSIGFDPAHGYKYILRLEKGQVPNPTLRTIAACLEACGASWQAIVDVLPATGTVSSPAPRTPSAAPASAPNPATVAAPPPAQGPAHPLPARRRDSRPMREQLRSRRIEEHEQHARRFWLGTKQAEAMTVALLRSLRIPSSLHRAYLSFTRSCCSTIDAIETARPEVVERELAKLVPPAVTQGLDRALLAQLQSACVQILRPQPVAGDAESAG; via the coding sequence ATGGGCCGCAAGGCCCGGCCCGCCCTGCGTGGTCTCGAAGCCCTGGGCGTCCGCCTCAAGCAGATCAGGGTGCAGTCGGGCCTGTCGCAGATGAAGCTGGCCAAGTCTATCGGGTTCGACCCCGCCCATGGCTACAAATACATACTGCGGCTGGAAAAAGGGCAGGTGCCCAATCCCACGTTGCGGACGATTGCCGCCTGCCTCGAAGCCTGCGGCGCCTCATGGCAGGCCATCGTCGACGTACTGCCTGCCACCGGCACCGTTTCCTCGCCGGCGCCTCGGACGCCGTCCGCCGCACCCGCTTCGGCCCCGAACCCGGCGACAGTCGCTGCGCCGCCGCCCGCTCAAGGTCCCGCTCACCCGCTACCCGCCCGGCGCAGAGACTCCCGTCCGATGCGCGAACAACTCCGCTCCCGGCGCATCGAGGAGCACGAGCAGCACGCCCGCCGCTTCTGGCTGGGCACCAAGCAGGCCGAGGCGATGACCGTCGCCCTGCTCCGCTCACTGCGGATTCCATCCTCCCTGCACCGCGCCTACCTTTCGTTCACCCGCTCCTGCTGCTCGACCATTGACGCGATCGAGACCGCCCGCCCCGAGGTGGTCGAACGGGAACTGGCCAAACTCGTCCCGCCGGCAGTGACACAGGGACTTGACCGCGCGCTACTGGCGCAACTGCAATCAGCCTGCGTGCAGATACTCCGCCCGCAGCCGGTCGCCGGAGACGCGGAGTCGGCGGGCTAG
- a CDS encoding biopolymer transporter ExbD yields MKRRRLRYMAEMNITALADVSFTLMVIFLIAGVSTAFSRNQGVDLDLPRTSSVEPQTKEGLEISIQADGAVYVEKKATTVAGFAKVLGEQLSRGSYDRAYLRADKKVDYGTIMMILGDIREQGISNIGLVALPQ; encoded by the coding sequence GTGAAGCGGCGACGGCTCAGGTACATGGCCGAGATGAACATCACCGCGCTGGCCGACGTCAGCTTCACCCTGATGGTCATATTCCTCATCGCCGGCGTCTCGACCGCGTTCAGTCGCAACCAGGGCGTCGACCTGGATCTGCCGCGCACTTCATCCGTCGAGCCTCAGACCAAAGAGGGCCTCGAGATCAGCATCCAGGCCGACGGCGCGGTATACGTCGAGAAGAAGGCGACGACGGTGGCCGGGTTTGCCAAGGTGCTGGGAGAGCAGCTCAGCCGCGGCAGCTACGACCGAGCATACCTGCGCGCGGACAAGAAAGTCGACTACGGCACGATCATGATGATACTCGGTGACATCCGCGAGCAGGGGATAAGCAACATCGGCCTTGTAGCGTTGCCGCAGTAA
- a CDS encoding OmpA family protein, which translates to MKTTAKLATVVLGALFVLTMFGCAKKCVTPTESVATPPPPETLNVKPPTPPAPPKVELNLAAIHFDFDKSDVRPGDATILQSNYDLLQKAIAAKQKPMVTIEGYCDPIGTAAYNMALGMRRAEAAKAYLVKLGADLNMFSTISYGQEKLVTQDKAKYELNRRCEFKPAQ; encoded by the coding sequence ATGAAGACGACAGCAAAGCTCGCGACCGTAGTCCTCGGAGCGTTGTTCGTGCTGACCATGTTCGGTTGCGCCAAGAAGTGCGTCACCCCGACGGAGTCGGTTGCGACACCCCCGCCGCCGGAGACACTCAACGTGAAGCCGCCCACACCGCCGGCGCCGCCCAAGGTCGAGCTGAACCTCGCCGCCATTCACTTCGACTTCGACAAGTCGGACGTCAGGCCGGGTGATGCGACGATTCTCCAGAGCAACTATGACCTGCTCCAGAAGGCAATCGCGGCGAAGCAGAAGCCGATGGTGACAATCGAGGGCTACTGTGACCCGATCGGCACGGCGGCCTACAACATGGCGCTGGGCATGCGCCGCGCTGAGGCAGCAAAGGCCTACCTGGTCAAGCTGGGCGCGGACCTGAACATGTTCTCGACCATCAGCTACGGCCAGGAAAAGCTCGTCACTCAGGACAAGGCCAAGTACGAGCTGAACCGGCGCTGCGAGTTCAAGCCGGCCCAGTAA
- a CDS encoding M48 family metalloprotease produces the protein MAERRNLYQLISANKAKTYLFIVGFSLLLELVGYGLGWYFRWGTGAYALFGLFIVGYNLVLYYNSDKLALAVNGAKPADPSQYHQLHNVVEEVAIAAGIPKPSVYVIDTDAPNAFATGRNPNHASVAVTRGLLQIMNREELQGVIAHEMSHVRNYDILIMTIVAIIGGLLVLFRDVFLRWGLFGGFGGGRRRESRGGGGQLGLILVILAIAFAIISPLLIAIIRAAISRQREYLADASGALILRDPYGLSSALRKLGTYEGRLRTASAATAHMFIANPFGKDRGTSMNLFASHPPLEDRIRRLEQLEMPDLTTAG, from the coding sequence ATGGCCGAACGTAGGAATCTGTATCAACTTATCAGCGCCAACAAGGCCAAGACCTACCTCTTCATCGTGGGTTTCTCACTTCTTCTCGAGCTGGTCGGCTACGGGCTGGGTTGGTACTTCAGATGGGGAACCGGCGCGTATGCGCTGTTCGGTCTCTTCATAGTCGGCTACAACCTCGTCCTGTACTACAACTCCGACAAGCTCGCCCTTGCCGTCAACGGCGCCAAGCCGGCGGATCCGTCTCAATACCACCAGCTACACAACGTGGTCGAGGAGGTCGCGATTGCCGCAGGGATACCGAAGCCGAGCGTCTACGTCATCGACACCGACGCACCCAACGCCTTTGCCACCGGCCGCAATCCGAACCACGCATCAGTCGCGGTGACTCGCGGTCTGCTCCAGATCATGAACCGTGAAGAACTGCAGGGCGTAATTGCCCATGAGATGTCCCACGTCCGCAACTACGACATCCTCATCATGACTATTGTCGCCATCATCGGCGGCCTTCTGGTGCTCTTCCGGGATGTCTTCCTGCGCTGGGGTCTGTTCGGCGGATTCGGCGGGGGCCGACGCCGCGAATCGAGAGGTGGCGGCGGGCAACTCGGGCTGATACTCGTAATCCTAGCGATAGCTTTTGCCATCATCTCCCCGCTCTTGATTGCCATCATACGCGCGGCCATATCCAGACAACGTGAGTATCTCGCCGATGCATCCGGCGCTCTCATACTGCGCGACCCGTACGGGCTCAGTTCGGCCCTGAGGAAGCTGGGGACCTATGAGGGCAGGCTGCGCACCGCCTCAGCCGCGACCGCCCACATGTTCATCGCCAACCCGTTCGGCAAGGACCGTGGGACATCGATGAACCTGTTCGCGTCCCACCCACCGCTGGAGGATCGTATCCGGCGGCTTGAACAACTGGAGATGCCGGACTTAACCACTGCCGGCTAG